One genomic segment of Microcella indica includes these proteins:
- a CDS encoding NAD(P)/FAD-dependent oxidoreductase, whose amino-acid sequence MPRILIVGGGYAGFYTALKLEKWLRKGEAEVVLVDPLPYMTYQPFLPEVAAGSIEPRHAVVSHRRHLRSTRVITAKVSGVNHASKTATIEPEVGEPFELDYDHVVMTAGSVSRTFPIPGVADEAIGMKSIEEAVAVRDRLIDNFHRAALLPAGPERDRLLTVVVVGGGFAGIETFAELRSLASALLRDHPQLTIDDTHFHLIEAMGRIMPEVSLKTSHWVLKNLAQRAAIVHLETQLTSAVDGRIELSTGESLESDLIIWTAGVMANPVLRGTDLPVDERGRLRAQADLRVIDDNGIVDAAWTAGDVAAVPDLSGGGVGGFCVPNAQHAVRQGKQLAKNIVAVLRGEDPKDYEHKNLGAVAGLGLGYGAFQSGKFAVTGFPAWVMHRGYHGLAIPMWERKLRVVGDWVGNLVLGRDNVSLSAREEPAAYFQEFAARPKG is encoded by the coding sequence GTGCCCAGAATTCTCATCGTCGGTGGAGGCTACGCCGGTTTCTACACCGCTCTGAAGCTCGAGAAGTGGCTGCGCAAGGGTGAGGCCGAGGTCGTTCTCGTCGACCCGCTGCCCTACATGACCTACCAGCCGTTCCTGCCCGAGGTCGCGGCGGGCTCCATCGAGCCGCGTCACGCGGTCGTCTCGCATCGGCGCCACCTCAGGAGCACCCGCGTCATCACGGCGAAGGTGTCGGGAGTGAACCACGCGAGCAAGACCGCCACGATCGAGCCCGAGGTGGGGGAGCCCTTCGAGCTCGACTACGACCACGTCGTCATGACCGCCGGCTCCGTCTCTCGCACGTTCCCCATTCCCGGCGTCGCGGATGAGGCCATCGGCATGAAGTCGATCGAGGAGGCCGTCGCGGTGCGCGACCGCCTCATCGACAACTTCCACCGTGCCGCCCTGCTGCCGGCCGGCCCCGAGCGCGATCGGCTGCTCACCGTCGTCGTGGTCGGTGGCGGCTTCGCCGGCATCGAGACCTTCGCCGAGCTGCGCAGCCTCGCGAGCGCCCTGCTGCGGGACCACCCGCAGCTGACGATCGACGACACGCACTTCCACCTCATCGAGGCGATGGGCCGCATCATGCCCGAGGTGTCGCTCAAGACGAGCCACTGGGTTCTCAAGAACCTGGCCCAGCGTGCCGCGATCGTGCACCTCGAGACGCAGCTCACGAGCGCCGTCGACGGCCGCATCGAGCTGTCGACGGGCGAGAGCCTCGAGTCGGACCTCATCATCTGGACGGCGGGCGTCATGGCGAACCCGGTGCTACGCGGCACCGACCTGCCGGTCGACGAGCGCGGTCGCCTGCGTGCGCAGGCAGACCTGCGCGTGATCGACGACAACGGCATCGTCGACGCCGCGTGGACCGCGGGCGACGTCGCCGCGGTGCCCGACCTCTCGGGCGGCGGAGTCGGTGGGTTCTGCGTGCCCAACGCGCAGCACGCCGTGCGCCAGGGCAAGCAGCTCGCGAAGAACATCGTGGCGGTGCTGCGCGGTGAGGACCCGAAGGACTACGAGCACAAGAACCTCGGCGCCGTCGCCGGCCTGGGCCTCGGTTACGGAGCCTTCCAGTCGGGCAAGTTCGCCGTCACGGGCTTCCCCGCCTGGGTCATGCACCGCGGCTACCACGGCCTCGCGATCCCCATGTGGGAGCGCAAGCTGCGCGTCGTGGGCGACTGGGTCGGCAACCTCGTGCTCGGGCGCGACAACGTGAGCCTCTCGGCGCGCGAGGAGCCCGCGGCGTACTTCCAGGAGTTCGCGGCCCGCCCCAAGGGCTAG
- a CDS encoding LemA family protein, with protein MEFLVIVGVIVLLVVIAGIYLWATYNSLVTLNVRVDEAWSDITVQLKRRADLLPNLIEAVKGYAAHEKQVFENVTKARAETLTAQGPAEASAAENHMQQALKSIFAVAEAYPQLQASQNFLQLQGELVDTEDKIQASRRFYNGGVRELNVKIKQFPNTLFVRGLGFTERDFFEVADAAAIAEPPRVQF; from the coding sequence ATGGAATTCTTGGTCATCGTCGGCGTCATCGTCCTTCTCGTCGTCATCGCGGGCATCTACCTATGGGCGACGTACAACTCGCTCGTCACCCTCAATGTGCGCGTCGACGAGGCGTGGAGCGACATCACGGTGCAGCTCAAGCGCCGTGCCGACCTTCTGCCGAATCTCATCGAAGCCGTCAAGGGCTACGCGGCGCACGAGAAGCAGGTCTTCGAGAACGTCACCAAGGCGCGCGCCGAGACGCTGACCGCGCAGGGCCCGGCAGAGGCGAGCGCGGCCGAGAACCACATGCAGCAGGCGCTCAAGAGCATCTTCGCGGTCGCCGAGGCGTACCCGCAGCTCCAGGCGAGCCAGAACTTCCTGCAGCTGCAGGGGGAGCTCGTCGACACGGAGGACAAGATCCAGGCGTCTCGCCGCTTCTACAACGGTGGGGTGCGCGAGCTCAACGTCAAGATCAAGCAGTTCCCGAACACGCTCTTCGTGCGCGGCCTCGGCTTCACCGAGCGCGACTTCTTCGAGGTGGCGGATGCCGCGGCGATCGCGGAGCCTCCGCGCGTGCAGTTCTGA
- a CDS encoding M48 family metalloprotease: MYRAIAANKRNTVFIIIVFVLLIGGLGLVADYLYGGGMTIFIGTLIGATAYVLFQYFASSSQALSMAGARQIEKRDNPRLYRIVENLAITEGMPMPKVYIVNDPAPNAFATGRDPEHASVAATTGLLELMDDRELTGVMAHELGHVKNYDIRVSTIVFGLVVAVGLLADILVRMAFFGGNRNNGNPIVLIFGVVAMIVAPLVASLIQAAVSRQREYLADATGALTTRDPEALASALQKLGDYARPMRKQSSTMAHLWISDPMKPGVIDRMFQTHPPIPDRVKRLMENSTRF, from the coding sequence GTGTATCGCGCCATTGCGGCGAACAAGCGCAACACGGTGTTCATCATCATCGTGTTCGTGCTGCTCATCGGGGGTCTCGGCCTTGTCGCCGACTACCTGTACGGCGGCGGCATGACGATCTTCATCGGCACGCTCATCGGCGCGACAGCGTACGTGCTGTTCCAGTACTTCGCGTCGAGCTCGCAAGCGCTCTCGATGGCGGGTGCCCGCCAGATCGAGAAGCGGGACAACCCTCGCCTCTACCGCATCGTCGAGAACCTCGCGATCACGGAGGGCATGCCGATGCCCAAGGTGTACATCGTCAACGATCCTGCGCCGAACGCCTTCGCGACGGGTCGCGACCCCGAGCACGCGAGCGTCGCTGCGACCACGGGCCTGCTCGAGCTCATGGACGATCGGGAGCTCACGGGGGTCATGGCGCATGAGCTGGGCCACGTGAAGAACTACGACATCCGTGTGTCGACGATCGTGTTCGGTCTCGTCGTCGCGGTCGGGCTGCTCGCCGACATCCTGGTGCGCATGGCCTTCTTCGGCGGCAATCGCAACAACGGCAACCCGATCGTGCTCATCTTCGGCGTCGTCGCGATGATCGTGGCGCCGCTCGTCGCGAGCCTCATCCAGGCGGCCGTCTCCCGGCAGCGGGAGTACCTCGCCGATGCGACGGGCGCTCTCACGACGCGCGACCCGGAGGCGCTCGCGAGCGCTCTCCAGAAGCTCGGCGACTACGCGCGCCCCATGCGCAAGCAGAGCTCGACGATGGCGCACTTGTGGATCAGCGACCCGATGAAGCCCGGAGTGATCGACCGCATGTTCCAGACCCACCCCCCTATCCCCGACAGGGTGAAGCGGCTCATGGAGAACTCGACGCGCTTCTAG